One stretch of Eupeodes corollae chromosome 2, idEupCoro1.1, whole genome shotgun sequence DNA includes these proteins:
- the LOC129948036 gene encoding protein THEM6 — protein sequence MGQWCFVIACSLGIVVLLYALLELHYFLRMCLCVVLARFVKKKTHILDTTTVSGICLTTDIDTLLYHMNNARYLRELDFARVDFYERTQLYRTIVLKGGAVVQGAATIRYRRFIRPFARFKITSRIIYWDDTSVFMEHRFLTPSDNFINAIAICRQRILDCSAEDVMRTLLTPKATQLLTTTSGNTVSPTISLQNATMENIENGHINSKLKPEMPIEISKWIEYNEISSKNLRRGC from the exons ATGGGTCAATGGTGTTTTGTGATAGCTTGTTCCTTGGGAATTGTTGTACTATTGTACGCACTCCTAGAGCTGCACTACTTCCTACGTATGTGCCTTTGTGTGGTACTTGCAAGATTCGTCAAGAAGAAGACTCATATTTTGGATACAACAACAGTTTCAG GAATTTGTTTAACCACAGATATTGATACTTTGCTCTACCACATGAATAATGCCAGATACCTACGGGAGTTGGATTTTGCTCGGGTTGATTTTTACGAGCGGACACAACTTTATCGAACAATTGTTCTAAAAGGAGGAGCAGTTGTCCAAGGAGCTGCAACAATCCGCTATCGTCGTTTTATACGTCCTTTTGCTAGATTTAAAATAACATCCAGG ataatCTACTGGGATGACACATCTGTGTTCATGGAACATAGGTTCCTTACACCATctgataattttataaatgcgATAGCAATCTGCCGACAGCGAATACTCGATTGTTCAGCCGAAGATGTAATGCGAACACTTTTAACGCCAAAGGCAACTCAACTTTTAACAACTACCTCTGGTAATACAGTCAGTCCGACTATCAGCTTACAAAATGCCACAATGGAAAACATCGAAAATGGTCATATCAATTCCAAACTAAAGCCAGAAATGccaattgaaatttcaaaatggatTGAATACAATGAAATATCGAGTAAAAATCTTCGAAGGGGCTGCTGA
- the LOC129944155 gene encoding uncharacterized protein LOC129944155, whose translation MKVLVLVALFAVVAIAAAQPPRGPPPHHHGRHPGHDEGRRPPHHGHKPGQGQQPGQGQQPGHGQQPGQGQQPGQGQQPGQGQQPGQGQQPGQGQQPGQGQQPSEQGQQPSGGSQQGSQQQPEAPKE comes from the coding sequence ATGAAAGTTCTCGTACTTGTCGCATTATTCGCTGTTGTAGCTATTGCAGCTGCTCAACCTCCACGTGGTCCACCACCACACCACCACGGAAGACATCCAGGACACGATGAGGGACGTCGTCCACCACATCATGGACATAAGCCCGGACAAGGTCAACAACCGGGACAAGGACAACAACCCGGACACGGTCAACAACCAGGACAGGGACAACAACCCGGACAGGGGCAGCAACCTGGACAGGGACAACAACCCGGACAAGGTCAACAACCTGGACAAGGTCAACAACCCGGACAGGGACAACAACCATCCGAACAGGGACAACAGCCATCAGGAGGTTCACAACAAGGAAGCCAACAACAACCAGAAGCTCCCAAAGAATAA